A region of Treponema sp. J25 DNA encodes the following proteins:
- a CDS encoding iron-containing alcohol dehydrogenase, with protein MQNFVFENRTKILFGRGMERQVGEEARRFATKILLHHSGGHVVRSGLLDKVKDSLKAAGVQWVELGGVQPNPRLSLVYEGIRLCRNEKVGLILAVGGGSVIDSAKAIAAGVPYAGDVWDFYDGKGSPAEALPVATVLTIPAAGSEASPSSVITDERGPWKRGLTAECLRPVFSILNPELTFSLPPYQTACGIVDMLAHIMERYFTREDHVELTDRLCEATMKTIVRNAPVVIHDPTNYHARAEIMWAGTIAHNDLLGTGRIGDWATHMIEHEISALYDIAHGAGLAIVFPAWMEYNLLVDVRRFARFAEEVFGVDGLFYDPEQTARQGILRLKEFYRSIGLAPSLREADIPTDKIPEMARRAVIMGPIGAYRRLDASDVEAILRLAAR; from the coding sequence ATGCAAAACTTTGTCTTCGAAAATAGAACGAAAATTCTCTTTGGTCGGGGCATGGAACGCCAGGTGGGGGAAGAGGCCCGTCGCTTTGCTACGAAGATTCTGCTGCACCATTCGGGGGGACACGTGGTCCGTTCAGGTCTCCTGGACAAGGTAAAGGATTCCCTTAAGGCTGCGGGGGTCCAGTGGGTGGAACTGGGAGGGGTGCAGCCAAATCCCCGGCTTTCCCTGGTGTATGAGGGAATCCGGCTCTGTAGGAACGAGAAGGTAGGGCTGATCCTGGCGGTAGGGGGCGGTTCGGTGATTGACTCGGCTAAGGCTATCGCCGCCGGGGTTCCTTACGCAGGGGATGTGTGGGATTTTTATGATGGTAAGGGGAGTCCTGCTGAGGCATTGCCGGTGGCGACGGTGCTTACCATCCCCGCCGCGGGAAGTGAAGCAAGTCCGAGCTCGGTGATTACCGATGAACGGGGCCCCTGGAAACGGGGGCTTACCGCCGAATGCCTTAGGCCTGTTTTTTCAATTTTAAATCCAGAACTCACCTTTTCCCTGCCCCCCTATCAGACAGCCTGCGGCATTGTGGACATGCTGGCCCATATCATGGAGCGGTATTTTACCCGGGAAGACCATGTGGAACTGACGGACCGGCTCTGCGAGGCCACGATGAAAACCATCGTCCGGAATGCGCCGGTGGTCATCCATGACCCCACCAATTACCATGCCCGGGCGGAGATTATGTGGGCCGGGACGATAGCGCATAACGACCTTCTGGGTACTGGTAGAATAGGGGACTGGGCCACCCACATGATCGAGCATGAAATTTCGGCCCTCTATGACATTGCCCATGGGGCGGGCCTTGCCATCGTGTTCCCCGCCTGGATGGAATATAACCTCCTCGTGGATGTGCGGCGCTTTGCCCGTTTTGCAGAGGAAGTCTTTGGGGTAGATGGCCTGTTCTATGATCCTGAGCAGACAGCCCGACAGGGAATTCTGCGGCTCAAAGAATTTTACCGTTCCATAGGGCTTGCCCCCTCTTTGCGGGAAGCGGATATCCCCACCGATAAGATCCCTGAGATGGCCCGCAGAGCCGTGATCATGGGGCCCATCGGTGCGTACCGTCGGCTCGATGCCTCCGATGTGGAGGCAATCCTGCGCCTCGCTGCTCGGTGA
- a CDS encoding TatD family hydrolase, whose product MVNFYDTHAHLYALKTKHPDLYEALVKPSSDAAPEGGASPENPFPSFIIDVGTDPGDLLPRWEAFAADPQVYLSAGIWPGEQAIRTWSQQVEHLKQDIDRVLYSPGSVGTHQEFPKPRLIAIGECGLDRHWNRDPQIWKQEHQLFEAQLYLAREYNVPVIVHSRDAARETAEILRSVPGVRGVIHCFSYGKEELSSFLDLGFFVSFAGNLTYKKRGPLQEALAACPLNRLLLETDSPYLAPHPYRGKACHPGMIHATYEEAALIHGMATEELAAQIRNNIQTLFGVDLSSPAGEPLR is encoded by the coding sequence ATGGTGAACTTCTATGATACCCACGCCCACCTGTACGCTCTTAAGACAAAACATCCAGATCTATATGAGGCCCTGGTAAAGCCATCGTCGGATGCTGCTCCTGAGGGGGGGGCTTCCCCCGAGAATCCTTTTCCGTCCTTCATCATCGATGTGGGAACCGACCCAGGGGACCTGCTTCCCCGGTGGGAAGCATTTGCCGCCGATCCTCAAGTATACCTGAGCGCTGGTATCTGGCCCGGTGAACAAGCAATCCGTACCTGGTCTCAGCAGGTAGAACACCTTAAACAGGACATAGATAGGGTGCTTTATTCCCCTGGATCAGTTGGAACCCACCAGGAATTCCCGAAGCCTCGCCTGATTGCCATCGGAGAATGCGGTCTTGACCGACACTGGAATCGGGATCCCCAGATCTGGAAGCAGGAACACCAGTTATTCGAAGCCCAGCTTTACCTGGCCCGGGAATATAATGTACCGGTCATCGTGCATTCCCGGGATGCCGCCAGAGAAACCGCGGAAATCCTTCGCTCCGTACCAGGGGTACGGGGAGTTATCCACTGCTTTTCCTATGGAAAGGAGGAGCTTTCCTCTTTTCTGGACCTCGGGTTTTTTGTCTCCTTTGCGGGGAATCTCACCTACAAAAAAAGGGGCCCCCTCCAGGAAGCCCTTGCGGCCTGTCCACTTAACCGACTGCTCCTTGAAACGGATAGCCCCTATCTGGCGCCCCATCCGTACCGGGGGAAGGCCTGCCACCCCGGGATGATTCATGCCACCTATGAGGAAGCAGCCCTCATCCACGGCATGGCCACCGAAGAGCTCGCAGCCCAGATACGAAACAACATTCAAACCCTTTTCGGGGTAGACCTTTCTTCCCCCGCGGGGGAGCCACTGCGCTAG
- the mutL gene encoding DNA mismatch repair endonuclease MutL, with amino-acid sequence MSKPEKGAPSGSTIHVLAPEVAQRIAAGEVIDRPAAVVRELMDNALDAKSQRIDVAISGGGSDLIEVIDDGIGMVKEDLQLCWLPHATSKIQSLEDLEHTTTLGFRGEALAAIAAVSRLEITSSDGNGAWQLEIGPLTRSREEPILRPVQRNRGTTVRVRALFETVPARKKFLKRPPAEAQLCYQVWCDKALAFPEREFRFLQEGALKTLLPAVGGYRERFSQILLSEREKPFLHEVYGSGDGFSVHIIIGGPELYRSDRRNQFVFANHRRIQEYALLQALEYGCQGFFPNGTHPVGALFIDIDPALADFNIHPAKREVRFKDPAAIHHTITRTLQDFFGRHVLYVQGGTAATTGSAPAEQVLFEASPPFHKEKAPSSFLAVQSTEKTDASGFSGHGKPEEGGERFFSSGRTGKGDPFIRAEQIEQFLARSSSFAPLPGKEQEKTALSGEDFRYLGQLFNLFLIVEKDDTLYLIDQHAAHERILFNELQDRPPPPQELLVPLPFTTDTETVDAFLTTHRQELAHYGLVITPEAPGTWLLEALPSCWKLSPEKTIEHLLSMPGEKENFTQRWIATLACHSAIQDGEILDDRTAQALAAAALELPEPRCPHGRPIWIRLSREDLFKMVRRLE; translated from the coding sequence ATGAGCAAGCCAGAAAAAGGGGCCCCTTCAGGGAGCACCATCCACGTCCTTGCTCCGGAAGTAGCCCAGCGGATTGCGGCGGGGGAGGTCATCGATCGGCCCGCAGCGGTGGTGCGGGAATTGATGGACAACGCTCTGGATGCAAAGAGCCAGCGGATCGATGTGGCTATCAGCGGTGGAGGATCGGACCTCATCGAAGTGATTGATGATGGCATAGGCATGGTAAAGGAAGATCTCCAGCTCTGCTGGCTTCCCCATGCGACAAGCAAAATCCAGAGTCTTGAGGACCTGGAGCACACCACAACCCTGGGATTCCGCGGAGAAGCCCTGGCGGCCATTGCCGCCGTAAGCCGCCTGGAAATCACCTCTTCCGATGGGAACGGGGCCTGGCAACTTGAAATTGGGCCCTTGACCCGTTCCCGGGAAGAACCAATACTCCGGCCTGTCCAGCGGAATCGGGGGACCACCGTCCGGGTTCGGGCCCTGTTCGAAACCGTTCCGGCCCGAAAAAAATTCCTGAAACGCCCTCCGGCAGAGGCCCAGCTCTGTTACCAGGTGTGGTGCGATAAGGCCCTGGCCTTCCCCGAACGGGAATTCCGATTCCTGCAGGAAGGGGCCCTTAAGACCCTCTTGCCCGCCGTGGGAGGATACCGGGAGCGCTTTTCCCAGATTCTCCTCAGCGAACGGGAAAAACCCTTTCTCCACGAAGTATATGGGTCAGGAGATGGCTTTTCCGTGCATATCATCATTGGCGGACCGGAACTCTATCGCTCGGATCGGCGGAATCAGTTCGTTTTTGCGAATCATCGGCGGATTCAAGAATATGCCCTCCTGCAGGCCCTGGAATACGGTTGTCAGGGATTTTTCCCTAACGGGACCCATCCGGTAGGAGCCCTTTTTATAGACATCGATCCAGCCCTGGCGGACTTCAATATCCATCCTGCCAAACGGGAAGTCCGTTTTAAAGACCCTGCGGCCATTCATCATACGATTACCCGGACGCTCCAAGATTTCTTTGGACGCCATGTCCTGTATGTGCAGGGAGGAACCGCCGCCACAACGGGGAGCGCCCCGGCGGAACAGGTCCTTTTTGAGGCCAGCCCTCCCTTCCACAAGGAGAAGGCTCCTTCTTCTTTTTTGGCAGTTCAGTCTACGGAAAAAACTGATGCTTCCGGTTTTTCTGGCCATGGGAAACCGGAGGAAGGAGGAGAAAGGTTCTTTTCCTCTGGCAGGACAGGAAAAGGAGACCCTTTCATACGGGCTGAACAGATTGAACAGTTCCTGGCTCGATCCTCCTCCTTTGCACCCCTTCCGGGGAAGGAGCAGGAGAAAACCGCCCTTTCCGGCGAAGATTTTCGTTACCTGGGCCAACTATTCAATCTTTTTCTGATAGTAGAAAAGGACGACACCCTCTACCTCATTGACCAACATGCGGCCCACGAACGGATCCTCTTCAATGAACTGCAGGACCGGCCTCCGCCGCCGCAGGAACTCCTGGTACCCCTTCCCTTTACCACCGACACGGAAACGGTCGACGCCTTTCTTACGACCCATCGGCAAGAACTGGCCCACTATGGCCTTGTTATTACCCCTGAAGCTCCCGGCACCTGGCTCCTTGAAGCCCTTCCTTCTTGCTGGAAACTTTCCCCTGAAAAGACCATCGAGCACCTTTTGAGCATGCCAGGGGAAAAGGAAAACTTTACTCAACGATGGATTGCGACTCTCGCCTGTCACTCGGCGATTCAGGATGGCGAAATTCTTGATGACCGTACCGCTCAGGCCCTGGCAGCGGCCGCCCTGGAGTTACCGGAGCCCCGCTGTCCCCATGGACGGCCCATCTGGATAAGGCTTTCCCGGGAAGACCTATTTAAAATGGTCCGGCGCCTGGAGTAA
- the xseB gene encoding exodeoxyribonuclease VII small subunit: MAGKTGKSFEERLKQLEQLGEKIRKTDVPLDEALKAFEEGIKLARSLEKELARIESRIEILMNNPEAPAEEKPELGLFDEELS; the protein is encoded by the coding sequence ATGGCAGGTAAAACAGGAAAATCCTTTGAGGAACGACTGAAACAGCTAGAACAGCTGGGAGAAAAGATCCGAAAAACCGATGTACCCTTAGACGAGGCGTTAAAAGCCTTTGAGGAGGGGATAAAACTGGCCCGTTCCCTGGAAAAGGAGCTTGCCAGAATAGAAAGCCGCATCGAAATTCTCATGAATAACCCGGAGGCCCCGGCAGAAGAAAAGCCAGAATTGGGTCTCTTTGACGAGGAACTTTCATGA